From one Melioribacteraceae bacterium genomic stretch:
- the rpsH gene encoding 30S ribosomal protein S8, with the protein MTDPISDFLTRIRNAVKARKRYVDIPASNTKISIAELMKENKFIKDYNVIEDNKQNILRVHLQYVNGVSSITGLEKISKPGLKRYCGKDEIPRVLNGLGMAVISTSKGIVSDKQARREAMGGEVLAHIW; encoded by the coding sequence ATGACTGATCCTATATCAGATTTTTTGACTCGAATCAGAAATGCAGTAAAAGCTAGAAAACGTTATGTGGATATCCCTGCATCAAATACTAAAATTAGTATTGCAGAATTAATGAAAGAGAATAAATTCATTAAAGACTACAACGTAATTGAAGATAATAAACAAAACATTTTAAGAGTTCATTTGCAGTACGTTAACGGTGTATCTTCGATAACAGGCTTAGAAAAAATTAGTAAACCGGGACTTAAGAGATATTGTGGAAAAGATGAAATTCCAAGAGTTCTTAACGGACTTGGTATGGCGGTCATCTCAACTTCAAAAGGTATAGTTTCCGATAAACAAGCTAGAAGAGAAGCTATGGGTGGTGAAGTTCTAGCACACATTTGGTAA
- the rpsN gene encoding 30S ribosomal protein S14, which produces MARKSLIARQEKRVKLVEKYAKLRKELKENGDYEALQELPKNSSPVRLRNRCQMTGRPRSYYRKFGISRLVLRELASKGEIPGLKKSSW; this is translated from the coding sequence ATGGCAAGAAAAAGTTTAATAGCGAGACAAGAAAAGAGAGTAAAACTTGTTGAAAAGTATGCAAAGCTCCGTAAAGAATTAAAAGAAAACGGTGATTACGAGGCATTGCAAGAACTGCCAAAAAACTCATCTCCCGTTCGTTTAAGAAATAGATGCCAGATGACCGGAAGACCTCGCTCGTATTACAGAAAATTCGGTATTTCAAGATTGGTGCTTCGTGAATTAGCATCAAAAGGTGAAATCCCGGGCTTAAAAAAATCAAGTTGGTAA
- the rplE gene encoding 50S ribosomal protein L5 translates to MPARLSAVYKDEIIPKLKEKFKYSNIMEVPKLDKIVVNMGVGAAVQDSKLLDEAVKELEMITGQKASVRSAKKSISNFKLREGMKIGAKVTLRKERMYEFLDRLVSVALPRVRDFRGISDKSFDGRGNYTLGIQEQIIFPEINVDKITKVLGMDITFVTTAKTDAEAFELLSSFGVPFRKKEAN, encoded by the coding sequence ATTCCGGCTCGTTTATCTGCTGTTTATAAGGATGAAATTATTCCTAAGCTAAAAGAAAAATTTAAATACAGCAATATTATGGAAGTACCTAAATTAGATAAGATTGTTGTTAATATGGGTGTTGGTGCTGCGGTTCAAGATTCGAAATTACTTGATGAAGCTGTAAAAGAACTTGAAATGATCACCGGTCAAAAAGCGTCTGTAAGATCAGCAAAAAAATCTATCTCTAACTTTAAACTTAGAGAAGGTATGAAAATAGGAGCAAAAGTTACTTTACGAAAAGAAAGAATGTATGAATTTTTAGATAGATTGGTATCGGTTGCATTACCGAGAGTAAGAGACTTTAGAGGTATTTCTGATAAATCATTTGATGGACGCGGTAATTACACTCTTGGAATTCAAGAGCAAATTATCTTCCCGGAAATAAATGTTGATAAAATTACAAAAGTTTTAGGTATGGATATCACGTTTGTTACAACTGCTAAAACTGATGCAGAAGCTTTTGAATTACTTTCATCATTCGGTGTACCTTTTAGAAAAAAAGAAGCAAATTAA